The following coding sequences are from one Odocoileus virginianus isolate 20LAN1187 ecotype Illinois chromosome 7, Ovbor_1.2, whole genome shotgun sequence window:
- the LOC110141977 gene encoding spermadhesin-1-like → MKLSSAIPWVLLLSTATLVSAESDEDTRKCGGVHRSLSGRISSAFSWQPKCTWTIQLKSGYQIILTIPFLRLNCNEEDVEIIDGLPDSTTFGKFCSGARLVFRSSSNVMTVKYYRNSNQPVSSFDIFYYGRPSAFCI, encoded by the exons ATGAAGCTGTCCAGTGCCATCCCTTGGGTCTTGCTGCTCAGCACAG CCACACTGGTTTCAGCAGAATCGGATGAAG ACACTAGGAAATGCGGGGGCGTCCACAGAAGCCTCTCCGGGAGGATCTCCAGCGCCTTCTCATGGCAGCCAAAGTGCACCTGGACCATCCAGTTGAAGAGTGGTTATCAAATTATACTGACAATTCCATTTCTCAG ACTCAACTGTAATGAAGAGGATGTGGAAATCATAGACGGGCTGCCAGACAGTACTACATTTGGGAAGTTCTGTTCAGGGGCACGCCTGGTATTTCGTTCTTCTTCCAATGTCATGACCGTGAAGTACTACAGAAATTCCAACCAGCCAGTATcttcttttgatatattttactACGGGCGTCCGTCAG CATTCTGCATCTGA
- the LOC110141976 gene encoding LOW QUALITY PROTEIN: vasculin-like (The sequence of the model RefSeq protein was modified relative to this genomic sequence to represent the inferred CDS: inserted 1 base in 1 codon) yields the protein MAQHDFAPAWLNFPTPPSSTKSSLNFEKHSENFSWTENRYDVNRRRHNSSDGFDSGIGRPNGGNFGRKEKNGWRTHGRNGTENINHRGGYHGGSSRSRSSIFHSGKSQGLHENNIPDSETGRKEDKRERKQFEAEDFPSLNPEYEREPNQNKSLAAGVWEYPPNPKSRTQRMLVIKKGNTKDLQLSGFPVVGNLQSQPVKNGTGPSVYKGLVPKPAAPPTKPTQWKSQTKENKVGTSFPHESTYGVGNFNAFKSTAKNFSPSTTSVKECNLSNSSSPVDKLNQQPRLTKLTRMRTDKKSEFLKALKRDRVEEEHEDESHVGSEKDDDSFNLHNSNSTHQERDINRNFDENEIPQENGNASVISQQIIRSSTFPQTDVLSSSLEAEHRLLKEMGWQEDSENDETCAPLTEDEMREFQXISEQLQKNGLRKNGILKNGLICDFKFGPWKNSTFKPTIENEDTETSSSDTSDDDDV from the exons ATGGCGCAGCATGACTTTGCTCCAGCCTGGCTTAATTTTCCTACCCCACCATCATCAACAAAGTCGTCACTGAATTTTGAAAAGCATTCTGAAAACTTTTCATGGACAGAAAATCGTTACGATGTGAACCGCCGACGACACAACTCTTCAGATGGCTTTGATTCTGGCATTGGACGTCCTAATGGAGGTAactttggaaggaaagaaaaaaatggatggcGTACACATGGAAGAAATGGTACTGAAAACATAAATCATCGAGGGGGATACCATGGTGGAAGTTCCCGTTCTCGTAGCAGTATTTTCCATTCTGGAAAAAGCCAAGGACTACATGAAAACAATATACCTGACAGTGAAACagggaggaaagaagacaagAGAGAACGCAAGCAGTTTGAGGCTGAGGATTTTCCATCTCTAAATCCTGAATATGAGAGAGAACCAAATCAGAATAAATCTTTAGCTGCGGGTGTATGGG AATATCCCCCGAATCCTAAATCTAGAACTCAAAGGATGCTGGTCATTAAGAAAGGTAATACAAAAGACTTACAACTATCTGGATTCCCAGTAGTAGGAAATCTTCAGTCACAGCCAGTTAAGAATGGGACTGGTCCAAGTGTTTATAAAGGCTTAGTTCCTAAACCTGCTGCTCCACCTACAAAACCTACACAATGGAAAAgccaaactaaagaaaataaagttgggaCTTCTTTCCCTCATGAGTCTACCTATGGTGTTGGCAACTTTAATGCTTTTAAATCAACTGCCAAGAATTTTAGTCCATCAACAACTTCAGTGAAAGAGTGTAATCTCTCAAATTCTTCTTCACCTGTTGACAAACTTAATCAGCAGCCTCGTCTAACCAAACTGACACGAATGCGCACAGATAAGAAGAGTGAGTTTTTGAAAGCATTGAAAAGGGACAGAGTGGAAGAGGAGCATGAAGATGAAAGCCATGTGGGCTCAGAAAAGGATGACGACTCATTTAATTTGCATAACAGCAATAGTACTCACCAAGAAAGGGATATAAATCGAAACTTCGATGAAAATGAAATTCCACAAGAGAATGGCAATGCCTCGGTTATTTCCCAACAGATCATTCGGTCTTCAACCTTCCCACAGACTGATGTTCTTTCTAGTTCACTTGAAGCAGAACACAGATTGTTAAAGGAGATGGGTTGgcaagaagacagtgaaaatgaTGAAACATGTGCACCCTTaactgaggatgaaatgagagaaTTCC TTATTAGTGAACAGTTACAGAAGAATGGTCTGAGGAAAAATGGTATTTTGAAAAATGGCCTGATCTGTGACTTCAAGTTTGGACCCTGGAAAAACAGCACTTTCAAACCCACTATTGAGAATGAGGACACAGAGACAAGTAGCAGTGACACATCAGATGACGACGATGTGTGA